The Odocoileus virginianus isolate 20LAN1187 ecotype Illinois chromosome 3, Ovbor_1.2, whole genome shotgun sequence genome includes a window with the following:
- the ABCA7 gene encoding phospholipid-transporting ATPase ABCA7 isoform X1, with the protein MAFWTQLMLLLWKNFLYRKRQPIQLLVELLWPLFLFFILVAVRHSHPPLEQHECHFPNKPLPSAGTIPWLQGLICNVNNTCFPWQTPGEEPGILSNFKDSLVSRLLADARTVLGGPSAHRMLASLRKLMPILKAARTARASEKAGLWQESLGSVLGQAQESMGSLVETAEDMAQELLELPSLGELWALLQRPHRPGGPLEAVAEALCSARGPSKPGGPSLNWYEASDLKELVGQEPAQALWDNSLSPTCAELTGALDTHPLSRLLWRRLKPLVLGKVLFTPDTPFTRQIMAQVNRTFQELALLKDIQEVWGLLGPQLFNFLNDSANIAMLQRLLQIQDKGRRQPRPGGGARVEALHAFLNPRSGGYSWQKAHADVGHLAVTLGRVMECVTLDRLEAAPSEAALVERALKLLSEHRFWAGIVFLGPEDSPDPAQSPGPGHVRIKIRMDIDDVTRTNKIKDRFWDPGPAADPLTDLRYVWGGFVYLQDLLERAAVRVLTGTTPHAGLYLQQMPYPCYVDDAFLRLLSRSLPLFLTLAWIYSVALTVKAVVREKETRLRYTMRAMGLSATALWLGWFLSCLGPFLLSTALLVLVLKLGDILPYSHPGVLFLFLAAFAVATVVQSFLLSAFFSRANLAAACGGLAYFVLYLPYVLCVAWRDQLPVGGRVAASLLSPVAFGFGCESLALLEEQGEGAQWHNMGTGPTADVFSLAQVSGLLLLDAALYGLATWYLEAVCPGEYGIPEPWNFPFRRSYWFGSQTPKGPAPILAVQDPKVLVEEAPPGLIPGVSIRGLEKRFPGNPQPALCGLSLDFYQGHITAFLGHNGAGKTTTMSILSGLFPPTAGSASVLGHDVRTSMAAIRPCLGVCPQYNILFDLLTVDEHVWFYGRLKGLSAAAMGPEQDRLLQDMGLIPKRHAQTHHLSGGMQRKLSVAIAFVGGSQVVILDEPTAGVDPTSRRGIWELLLKYREGRTLILSTHHLDEAELLGDRVAIVAGGRLCCCGSPLFLRRHLGSGYYLTLAKGPPPLATSKKGETGLKNSMDAGQKREPGGQASSAGAAQLWAIVQRQVPGTRLVKDLPHELVLALPYKGALDGSFAELFHDLDQRLGELGLAGYGISDTSLEEIFLKVVEDCAVDTGPEDGRPRQGSCLGISHPDATRQLQVPPEETALENGGLAGSAPETQALQGSGPATAGRVHSWALTCQQLRALLLKRFLLARRSRRGLFAQIVLPALFVGLALVFSLIAPPFGYYPALRLSPSMYGSQVSFFSDDTPGDPEHSRLVEALLEEAGLEEAYPKSNSSRAPACTRPALCHFSVPEVPADVAEVLASGNWTLESPSPACQCSQPGAHRLLPDCPAAAGGPPPPQAPTSSGEVVQNLTGRNLSDFLVKTYPRLVRQGLKTKKWVNEVRYGGFSLGGQDPGLPSGLEVGRSVEELRALLNPTPGEALDYLLNNLTAWAVGLDTQDGLKIWFNNKGWHAMVAFVNRANNALLHAHLPPGLSHHAHSITTLNHPLNLTKEQLSEAALMASSVDVLVSICVVFAMSFVPASFILVLIDERVTRAKHLQCMGGLPPTLYWLGNFLWDMCNYLVSACIVVLIFLAFQQRAYVAPANLPALLLLLLLYGWSITPLMYPASFFFSVPSTAYVVLTCINLFIGINGSMATFVLELFSDQKLQKVSRILKQVFLIFPHFCLGRGLIDMVRNQAMADAFERLGEGHFQSPLRWEVVGKNLLAMFIQGPIFLLFTLLLQHHNRLLPQPRLRPLPALGEEDEDVARERERVVQGATQGDVLVLRDLTKVYPGQRTPAVDRLCLGIPPGECFGLLGVNGAGKTSTFRMVTGDTLPSGGEAILEGHSVAQEPAAAHCRMGYCPQSDAIFELLTGREHLELYARLRGVPEAQVAQTASYGLARLGLPQYADRPAGTYSGGNKRKLATAVALVGDPALVFLDEPTTGMDPGARRFLWNSLLAVVREGRSVVLTSHSMEECEALCTRLAIMVNGRFRCLGSTQHLKGRFGAGHTLTLRVPLSRSKSAADFVAQAFPGAELREAHGGRLRFQLLPGGRCTLALVFGLLAASGAEHGVEDFSVSQTTLEEVFLYFSKDQGKEEDEKETEVGADPVPSPQRPKLITQFLDDHDMAETVL; encoded by the exons ATGGCCTTCTGGACACAGCTGATGCTGCTGCTTTGGAAGAATTTCCTGTATCGCAAGAGGCAGCCG ATCCAACTCTTGGTGGAGTTGTTGTGGCcgctctttctcttcttcatccTGGTGGCCGTTCGCCATTCCCATCCCCCACTCGAGCAGCATGAAT GTCATTTTCCCAACAAGCCGCTGCCTTCAGCGGGCACTATCCCTTGGCTCCAGGGCCTCATCTGCAACGTGAACAACACCTGCTTCCCGTGGCAAACCCCCGGCGAGGAGCCTGGCATCCTCAGCAACTTCAAGGACTCCCT GGTTTCCCGGCTCTTGGCAGATGCTCGCACTGTCCTGGGGGGCCCCAGTGCCCATAGGATGCTGGCTAGCCTGAGAAAACTGAtgcccattctgaaggctgcacGCACAGCGCGAGCAAGTGAGAAGGCGGGACTGTGGCAG GAGTCTCTGGGCTCTGTGCTGGGCCAGGCCCAGGAGTCCATGGGCAGCCTTGTGGAGACTGCAGAGGACATGGCCCAGGAG ctcctggagctGCCCAGCCTGGGGGAGCTGTGGGCCCTGCTACAGAGACCCCACAGGCCAGGTGGTCCCCTGGAGGCGGTGGCAGAAGCCCTTTGCAGTGCCAGGGGGCCCAGCAAACCAGGTGGGCCCTCCCTCAACTGGTATGAGGCCAGTGACCTGAAGGAGCTTGTGGGGCAGGAGCCAGCGCAGGCCCTGTGGGACAACAGCCTGA GCCCCACCTGCGCTGAGCTGACGGGGGCCCTGGACACCCACCCCCTATCCCGCCTGCTGTGGAGGCGCCTGAAGCCACTGGTCCTGGGGAAAGTACTGTTCACGCCTGACACACCCTTCACCCGGCAGATCATGGCCCAG GTCAACCGAACTTTCCAGGAGCTGGCGCTGTTGAAGGACATCCAGGAGGTGTGGGGGCTGCTGGGACCCCAGCTCTTTAACTTCCTGAACGATAGTGCCAATATCGCCATGCTGCAG AGGCTCCTGCAGATCCAGGACAAGGGAAGGAGGCAGCCAAGACCCGGAGGTGGGGCCAGAGTGGAAGCTCTTCATGCCTTTCTGAATCCCCGCAGCGGTGGCTACAGCTGGCAGAAGGCCCACGCTGATGTGGGACACCTGGCGGTCACACTGGGCCGTGTGATGGAG TGCGTGACTCTGGACAGGCTGGAGGCCGCCCCTTCAGAGGCTGCCCTGGTGGAGCGGGCCCTGAAGCTGCTCTCCGAGCACCGTTTCTGGGCCGGCATCGTTTTTCTGGGGCCTGAGGACTCCCCGGACCCCGCTCAGTCCCCAGGCCCTGGCCACGTGCGCATCAAGATCCGCATGGATATCGATGATGTCACAAGAACCAATAAGATCAAGGACAG GTTTTGGGACCCCGGTCCGGCCGCTGACCCCCTGACGGACCTGCGCTACGTGTGGGGTGGCTTCGTGTACCTGCAGGACCTGCTGGAGCGCGCAGCTGTGCGCGTGCTCACAGGGACCACCCCCCATGCCGGCCTCTACCTCCAGCAGATGCCCTACCCCTGCTACGTGGACGATGC GTTCCTGCGCTTGCTGAGCCGGTCACTGCCACTCTTCCTGACACTGGCTTGGATCTACTCGGTGGCGTTGACGGTGAAGGCCGTGGTGCGTGAGAAGGAGACTCGGCTGCGCTACACGATGCGCGCCATGGGGCTCAGCGCCACTGCACTGTGGCTGGGCTGGTTCCTCAGCTGCCTCGGGCCCTTCCTCCTCAGCACCGCGCTGCTTGTGCTGGTGCTCAAG CTCGGGGACATCCTCCCCTACAGCCACCCGGGGGTGCTGTTCCTGTTCTTGGCGGCTTTCGCTGTGGCCACGGTGGTCCAAAGTTTCTTGCTGAGCGCATTCTTCTCCCGAGCGAACTTGGCAGCCGCCTGCGGGGGTCTTGCCTATTTCGTACTCTATCTGCCCTACGTGCTGTGCGTGGCCTGGAGGGACCAGCTGCCCGTGGGCGGCCGCGTGGCCGCG AGCCTTCTGTCGCCCGTGGCCTTTGGTTTTGGCTGCGAGAGCCTGGCGCTGCTGGAGGAGCAGGGCGAGGGTGCGCAGTGGCACAACATGGGCACCGGGCCTACAGCAGATGTCTTCAGCTTGGCCCAGGTCTCGGGCCTTCTGCTGCTCGATGCCGCTCTCTATGGCCTCGCCACTTGGTACCTGGAGGCGGTGTGCCCAG GCGAGTACGGGATTCCCGAACCATGGAACTTTCCCTTTCGGAGGAGCTACTGGTTTGGGTCTCAGACCCCCAAGGGTCCTGCCCCAATCCTGGCTGTGCAGGACCCCAAGG TGCTGGTGGAGGAGGCACCCCCTGGCCTGATTCCGGGGGTCTCCATACGCGGCCTGGAAAAGCGCTTTCCTGGCAACCCGCAGCCAGCGCTGTGCGGACTCAGCCTGGACTTCTACCAGGGCCACATCACCGCCTTCCTGGGCCACAATGGGGCTGGCAAAACGACCACAAT GTCCATCCTGAGTGGCCTCTTTCCACCCACGGCTGGCTCCGCCTCTGTCCTGGGCCACGACGTCCGGACCAGCATGGCAGCCATCCGGCCCTGCCTGGGTGTCTGCCCGCAGTACAACATACTCTTTGACCT GCTGACTGTGGATGAGCACGTCTGGTTCTATGGGCGGTTGAAGGGTCTGAGCGCAGCTGCCATGGGTCCCGAGCAGGACCGGCTGCTGCAGGACATGGGGCTGATCCCCAAGAGGCATGCACAGACTCATCACCTGTCAG GCGGGATGCAGCGGAAGCTCTCAGTAGCCATTGCCTTTGTGGGTGGCTCCCAAGTTGTTATCCTGGATGAGCCCACAGCTGGTGTAGACCCCACTTCCCGTCGAGGCATCTGGGAGCTGCTGCTCAAATATCGGGAAG GTCGCACACTGATCCTCTCCACCCACCACCTGGATGAGGCGGAGCTGCTGGGAGACAGGGTGGCGATAGTGGCAGGGGGCCGCCTGTGCTGCTGTGGCTCTCCTCTCTTCCTGCGGCGTCACTTGGGCTCCGGATACTACTTGACATTGGCCAAGGGTCCCCCACCCCTGGCCACCAGCAAAAAG GGTGAAACTGGCTTGAAGAACAGCATGGATGCTGGGCAGAAAAGGGAGCCAGGAGGCCAGGCCAGCTCTGCCG GTGCAGCCCAGCTGTGGGCCATAGTGCAGCGCCAAGTGCCCGGCACACGACTGGTCAAGGATCTGCCACATGAACTGGTGCTGGCATTGCCCTACAAGGGCGCCCTGGATGGCAGCTTCGCTGAGCTCTTCCATGATCTGGACCAGCGGCTGGGGGAGCTGGGACTGGCTGGCTATGGGATCTCCGACACTAGCCTGGAGGAG ATCTTCCTGAAGGTGGTGGAAGATTGTGCTGTGGACACAGGCCCAGAGG ATGGTAGGCCCAGGCAAGGTTCGTGCTTGGGTATTTCTCATCCCGACGCGACTAGGCAGCTCCAAGTTCCTCCAGAGGAGACAGCCCTGGAGAATGGGGGGCTGG CTGGCTCTGCCCCTGAGACACAGGCACTACAGGGCTCTGGGCCGGCCACCGCAGGCCGCGTACACAGCTGGGCGCTCACTTGTCAGCAGCTCCGGGCCTTACTTCTCAAGCGTTTCCTGCTTGCCCGCCGCAGCCGCCGTGGCCTGTTTGCCCAG ATTGTGCTGCCTGCCCTCTTTGTGGGCCTGGCACTGGTGTTCAGCCTCATTGCACCCCCGTTTGGATACTACCCGGCTCTGCGGCTGAGCCCCAGCATGTACGGCTCCCAGGTGTCCTTCTTCAG CGATGACACTCCAGGGGACCCTGAACACTCCCGCCTGGTCGAGGCCCTGCTGGAGGAGGCCGGACTGGAGGAGGCTTACCCGAAAAGTAACTCCAGCAG GGCACCAGCATGCACACGGCCTGCCCTCTGCCACTTCTCGGTGCCTGAGGTCCCTGCAGACGTGGCTGAAGTCTTGGCCAGTGGCAACTGGACCCTGGAGTCTCCATcccccgcctgccagtgcagccaGCCTGGTGCCCACCGCCTGCTGCCTGACTGCCCTGCTGCAGCCGGTGGCCCCCCGCCACCCCAGGCACCAACCAGCTCTGGTGAAGTGGTCCAGAACCTAACGGGCCGGAACCTGTCTGACTTCCTGGTCAAGACCTACCCGCGCCTGGTGCGCCAAGG CCTGAAGACCAAGAAATGGGTGAACGAGGTCAG GTATGGGGGCTTCTCCCTTGGGGGCCAAGACCCAGGCCTGCCCTCGGGCTTGGAGGTGGGCCGCTCTGTGGAGGAGCTGCGGGCACTGCTGAACCCCACACCAGGCGAGGCCCTCGACTACCTCCTGAATAACCTCACAGCATGGGCTGTTGGTCTGGACACTCAGGATGGCCTCAAG ATCTGGTTTAACAACAAGGGCTGGCACGCCATGGTGGCCTTTGTAAACCGAGCCAACAACGCTCTCCTACACGCCCACCTGCCACCAGGCCTCTCCCACCATGCCCACAGCATCACCACGCTCAATCACCCCCTGAACCTCACCAAGGAGCAGTTGTCTGAGGCTGCGCT GATGGCCTCCTCAGTGGACGTGCTTGTCTCCATCTGCGTGGTCTTCGCCATGTCCTTTGTCCCGGCCAGCTTCATCCTTGTCCTCATTGACGAGCGTGTCACCCGAGCCAAACACCTGCAGTGCATGGGAGGCCTGCCCCCCACTCTCTACTGGCTTGGCAACTTTCTCTGGGACATG TGTAACTACTTGGTGTCAGCGTGCATCGTGGTGCTCATCTTTTTGGCCTTCCAGCAGAGGGCATATGTGGCCCCTGCCAACCTGCCTGCCCTCCTGCTGTTGCTACTACTGTACGG CTGGTCGATCACGCCACTCATGTACCCAGCCTCCTTCTTCTTCTCTGTGCCCAGCACAGCCTATGTTGTGCTCACCTGCATCAATCTCTTTATTGGTATCAATGGCAGCATGGCCACCTTCGTGCTTGAGCTCTTCTCTGATCAG AAGTTGCAGAAGGTGAGCCGGATCCTGAAACAGGTCTTCCTTATCTTTCCTCACTTCTGCTTGGGTCGGGGCCTCATCGACATGGTGCGGAACCAGGCCATGGCTGATGCCTTTGAGCGCTTGG GAGAGGGGCATTTCCAGTCGCCCCTGCGTTGGGAGGTGGTCGGCAAGAACCTCTTGGCCATGTTCATACAGGGGCCAATCTTCCTCCTCTTTACACTACTGCTTCAGCACCACAACCGCCTCCTACCACA ACCCAGGCTGAGGCCATTACCCGCCCTGGGAGAGGAGGATGAGGATGTGGCCCGTGAGCGGGAACGGGTAGTACAAGGGGCCACCCAGGGGGATGTGTTGGTACTGAGGGACCTGACCAAG GTGTACCCTGGGCAGAGGACGCCAGCTGTTGACCGCCTGTGCCTGGGGATTCCCCCTGGTGAG TGTTTCGGGCTGCTGGGCGTGAACGGAGCAGGGAAAACGTCCACATTCCGCATGGTGACTGGGGACACTCTGCCCAGTGGGGGCGAGGCCATTCTGGAAGGCCACAG CGTGGCCCAGGAACCGGCCGCAGCTCACTGCCGCATGGGCTACTGCCCTCAGTCGGATGCCATCTTCGAGCTGCTGACCGGTCGCGAGCACCTGGAGCTGTATGCACGCCTGCGAGGAGTCCCTGAAGCCCAAGTTGCCCAG ACAGCAAGCTACGGCCTGGCACGCCTGGGCCTCCCTCAGTATGCTGACCGACCTGCGGGCACCTACAGCGGTGGCAACAAGCGGAAGCTGGCGACAGCCGTGGCTCTGGTGGGGGACCCAGCTTTAGTCTTTCTG